In a genomic window of Arachnia rubra:
- a CDS encoding GatB/YqeY domain-containing protein, translated as MAATKTRLKAELAKALRAKDEFTKSTIRMMLAAITVEEMAGKEARDLTDAEELAVITKERRKRLDSAAIYAEAGRQELADKETAEAEFMASYLPAPLTGEELDALVAAEIGKVEQSGQTPSMKHMGAIVKAVNAAAAGRVPGAEVAARVKAALLG; from the coding sequence ATGGCTGCGACGAAGACCCGCCTCAAGGCCGAACTGGCGAAGGCCCTGCGCGCGAAAGATGAATTCACCAAGTCGACTATCCGCATGATGCTGGCTGCCATCACCGTCGAGGAGATGGCGGGGAAGGAGGCACGAGACCTCACCGACGCCGAGGAGCTGGCTGTGATCACCAAGGAGCGCCGCAAGCGGCTGGACTCAGCAGCCATCTACGCGGAGGCTGGGCGTCAGGAGCTTGCGGACAAGGAAACCGCCGAGGCCGAGTTCATGGCCTCCTACCTGCCCGCTCCTCTGACCGGCGAGGAGCTTGATGCCCTCGTGGCTGCAGAGATCGGGAAGGTAGAGCAGAGCGGCCAGACTCCGTCCATGAAACACATGGGCGCGATCGTGAAGGCTGTGAACGCGGCGGCTGCCGGCCGTGTGCCGGGAGCAGAGGTCGCGGCCCGGGTGAAGGCCGCTTTGCTTGGTTGA
- a CDS encoding 6-phosphofructokinase gives MTVTTRIGVLTSGGDAQGMNAAVRAIVRGAIQAGAEVFAIQEGWQGAVQGGDHIRQLGWNDVSGILSKGGTVIGTARCLEFREREGRRIAVKNLVDAGIDRLIVIGGDGSLTGTRQLRLEWGELLAELVDSGQVTSDSAERHPELQVAGLAGSIDNDMVGTDMTIGTDSALHRITEAIDAISATAESHQRTFIVEVMGRNCGYLALMSAIAGGADYTFLPESPPRDGWEDRMVEVLTRGREAGRRDSILVVAEGAADRQGVPITANRVRDILREKSGEDARITILGHVQRGGKPSAYDRWMATACGVRAVTEVLEVGTDAEPVLVGVHSDRVGVEPLLESVVATRRIADYIAEGDYAAAIASRGPGFQMMIDIYRAITEARPSVADPAGKRIAIMHAGALAPGMNQLARVAVRSGIDLGYQMLAVRGGVPGLIEGNFDEVAWADVEGMAHTGGADFGTRRYVPSDTELYSIARQLEDQQVDALLVMGGYHAYATTDLMERERRRYPAFNIPIAVVPASIDNNLPGWPMAVGADTALNTIVDSIDMLRMSASASRRAFIVETMGRGCGFLPLVGGLAGGAEKAYLPETGITLPELESDIAALVDAFDSGRNFYLAVVGEGTSEHYTTDVLGKLYEAEGQGRFSVREAVVGHLQQGGNPSPFDRINATRLAWNAIGYLHRQLRDGLAEYAAAHAGTDGLFAPLHDVVEDMDWEKMRPRTQWWRSLRRPFDILSRRPGQQ, from the coding sequence ATGACTGTAACAACAAGAATTGGGGTCCTCACCTCTGGTGGGGATGCCCAGGGCATGAACGCTGCTGTGCGCGCGATTGTCAGGGGTGCTATCCAGGCTGGTGCAGAGGTCTTTGCCATCCAGGAGGGCTGGCAGGGAGCTGTGCAGGGTGGAGACCACATCCGTCAGCTGGGCTGGAATGATGTCTCCGGGATCTTGAGTAAGGGCGGGACGGTCATCGGGACGGCTCGCTGCCTGGAGTTCCGGGAGCGGGAAGGACGGCGGATCGCCGTCAAGAACCTTGTGGACGCTGGTATCGACAGACTGATCGTGATCGGTGGCGATGGATCGCTGACCGGGACCCGTCAGCTGCGCCTGGAGTGGGGGGAGCTCCTAGCTGAGCTGGTCGACAGTGGCCAAGTGACCTCGGACAGTGCGGAACGCCATCCGGAGTTGCAGGTCGCGGGTCTTGCGGGATCCATCGACAACGACATGGTGGGTACCGATATGACGATAGGTACCGATTCGGCATTACACCGCATCACAGAGGCCATAGACGCTATCTCGGCCACCGCCGAGTCGCATCAGCGCACCTTCATCGTCGAGGTGATGGGACGCAATTGCGGTTATCTTGCGCTCATGAGCGCCATCGCAGGCGGCGCAGATTACACTTTTCTTCCCGAGTCTCCTCCTCGCGACGGCTGGGAGGACCGCATGGTGGAGGTGCTCACCCGGGGACGGGAGGCGGGACGGCGTGATTCGATACTGGTGGTGGCCGAGGGCGCAGCAGACCGGCAGGGGGTGCCGATCACGGCGAACCGGGTGCGGGACATCCTCAGGGAGAAAAGCGGGGAGGACGCGCGGATCACGATCCTGGGACATGTCCAGCGAGGTGGGAAGCCATCGGCATACGATCGCTGGATGGCTACGGCGTGCGGAGTCAGGGCCGTTACCGAGGTACTTGAGGTCGGCACTGACGCTGAACCAGTGCTGGTGGGCGTCCATAGTGACAGGGTTGGTGTGGAGCCGCTCCTGGAATCTGTGGTTGCCACCCGCAGGATCGCTGACTACATAGCTGAGGGCGACTATGCGGCGGCAATCGCATCCCGCGGTCCGGGGTTCCAGATGATGATCGACATCTATCGCGCCATCACCGAGGCCCGGCCCTCCGTCGCAGATCCCGCAGGAAAGCGGATTGCGATCATGCATGCTGGGGCGCTGGCGCCAGGGATGAACCAGCTGGCGCGTGTCGCGGTGCGTTCTGGGATCGATCTGGGATATCAGATGCTGGCGGTGCGTGGGGGAGTGCCGGGACTTATCGAGGGCAATTTTGACGAGGTGGCTTGGGCTGATGTTGAGGGCATGGCTCACACCGGCGGAGCAGATTTCGGCACTCGTCGTTATGTGCCCTCGGACACCGAGCTCTACTCCATCGCCCGGCAGCTGGAGGACCAGCAGGTTGATGCTCTTCTGGTGATGGGCGGATACCACGCCTACGCGACCACTGACCTGATGGAACGGGAGAGGAGACGCTACCCGGCCTTCAACATCCCGATAGCGGTGGTTCCCGCCAGCATCGACAACAATCTCCCTGGCTGGCCTATGGCTGTCGGCGCGGACACCGCCCTCAACACCATCGTGGACTCGATCGACATGCTGCGGATGAGCGCCTCGGCCAGCAGACGGGCTTTCATCGTGGAGACCATGGGGCGGGGCTGCGGTTTTCTGCCTCTGGTCGGCGGGCTCGCTGGGGGAGCGGAGAAGGCCTATCTGCCGGAGACAGGGATTACCCTGCCTGAACTCGAATCCGACATCGCGGCATTGGTCGATGCCTTCGACTCCGGGCGGAACTTCTACCTCGCTGTTGTGGGGGAGGGGACCAGCGAGCACTACACAACCGATGTGCTCGGGAAACTCTACGAGGCAGAAGGACAAGGCCGGTTCTCAGTACGGGAAGCCGTGGTCGGGCACCTGCAGCAGGGAGGGAACCCATCACCTTTCGACCGTATCAACGCCACTCGGCTGGCCTGGAATGCGATCGGCTACCTACACCGGCAGCTGCGTGATGGGCTGGCTGAATACGCGGCTGCCCATGCGGGAACTGATGGCTTGTTCGCCCCACTGCATGACGTGGTGGAGGACATGGACTGGGAGAAGATGCGTCCGCGTACCCAGTGGTGGCGTTCCCTGCGCAGGCCTTTCGACATCCTGAGTCGTCGTCCCGGTCAGCAGTAG
- a CDS encoding DUF3052 domain-containing protein yields the protein MTAARGAELLGLGTGMVVQELGWDEDTDPELRDEIMDAIDADMIEDAIEAVDVVVLWWRDDDGDVVDGLVDAMKDLSATGVIWLLTPKVGRPGYVAPSDLAEGTATAGLSLTSSANVSPDWQAHKVVRPKGAARR from the coding sequence GTGACAGCCGCACGGGGAGCCGAGTTGCTCGGACTGGGCACAGGCATGGTCGTTCAGGAGCTGGGATGGGACGAGGACACCGATCCTGAACTGCGTGACGAGATCATGGATGCCATCGATGCCGACATGATCGAAGACGCCATCGAGGCTGTCGACGTGGTTGTTCTCTGGTGGCGGGATGATGATGGCGATGTCGTCGACGGGCTGGTGGATGCGATGAAGGATTTGTCGGCCACCGGTGTCATCTGGCTGCTGACACCGAAGGTCGGTAGACCCGGATACGTGGCTCCGAGCGATCTCGCGGAAGGGACCGCGACAGCGGGGCTGTCTCTCACCAGTTCTGCGAATGTCTCGCCAGACTGGCAGGCTCACAAGGTGGTTCGCCCCAAGGGAGCTGCTCGGCGCTGA
- the aceE gene encoding pyruvate dehydrogenase (acetyl-transferring), homodimeric type, whose amino-acid sequence MSIQDQVGPIINGLPTNLPDTDPGETAEWLESLDGVIDHGGRNRARYVMLKLLERARERHVGVPSLIGTDYVNTIPADQEPVYPGDENLERQIRRLLRWNAAVTVHRAQRPGIGVGGHISTYASAATLYEVGMNHFFRGKDHPGGGDQVFFQGHASPGMYARAFLEGRLEEADLDGFRQEHSHIVDGRVRALPSYPHPHQMPNFWEFPTVSMGIGPMNAIYQAQFNRYLQNRGIKDTSQQRVWAFLGDGEMDEPESRGLLQLAANEELDNLTFVINCNLQRLDGPVRGNGKIVQELEGFFRGAGWNVIKLIWGRGWDPLLAADTDGALVSLMNSTTDGDYQTFKANDGAYVREHFFGRDPRTAAMVKDWSDEQIWALTRGGHDFHKVYAAYKAATEFAGAPTVILAHTIKGYFLGQHFAGRNATHQMKKMALDDLKAFRDRVQVPVSDEVLESDPYRPPYVRPADDDPRMQYLQERRQSLGGYVPERRGDRKFISLPGEKAYQSVRKGSGKQEVATTMAFVRLLKDLMRDKAFAPRVVPIIPDEARTFGLDAFFPTIKIYNPNGQQYTPVDADLFLSYREAVNGQIQHTGINEAGSMAAFTAAGTSYATHGEPMVPIYLFYSMFGFQRTGDAMWAAGDQLARGFVIGATAGRTTLTGEGTQHMDGHSPILASTNTAFAAYDPAYGYELAHIVRDGLRRMYGEKPEDIMYYLTVYNEPYVQPAEPEDVDAEGIVKGMYLLRPGSFEGIGQDARRAQILASGVGVPWALEAQQLLKKDYGVVADVWSVTSWGELRRDGLAHDKAKFNDPFGEHAPTWVESKLAGTQGPIVAVSDYMHAVPDLIRPWVPREYTTLGADGFGFSDTRAAARRYYNIDGPSIAVAVLQQLAYKGEIPREWPVEAAERYRLDDVSAGTSGKTGDDE is encoded by the coding sequence GTGAGCATCCAGGACCAAGTGGGGCCGATCATCAATGGCCTGCCGACGAACCTCCCAGACACCGACCCAGGGGAGACCGCCGAGTGGCTGGAGTCGCTCGATGGGGTGATCGATCATGGTGGGCGCAACCGCGCCCGCTACGTCATGCTGAAGTTGCTGGAGAGGGCACGTGAACGTCATGTCGGTGTTCCCTCGCTGATCGGCACCGACTACGTCAACACGATTCCGGCCGACCAGGAGCCGGTCTATCCAGGTGACGAGAACCTGGAACGGCAGATCCGCCGGCTGCTCCGCTGGAATGCCGCGGTCACCGTGCACCGTGCCCAGCGTCCGGGAATCGGTGTTGGCGGCCACATCTCCACTTATGCCTCCGCTGCAACCCTCTACGAAGTGGGCATGAATCACTTCTTCCGGGGCAAGGACCACCCCGGAGGCGGCGACCAGGTCTTCTTCCAGGGGCATGCGTCCCCGGGCATGTATGCTCGCGCCTTCTTGGAGGGGCGTCTTGAGGAGGCCGACCTGGACGGCTTCCGGCAGGAGCACAGCCACATCGTCGATGGGAGGGTGCGGGCACTGCCGAGTTATCCCCACCCTCACCAGATGCCGAATTTCTGGGAATTCCCCACGGTCTCGATGGGAATCGGGCCCATGAATGCCATCTATCAGGCCCAGTTCAACCGGTACCTGCAGAATCGTGGGATCAAGGACACCTCGCAGCAGCGGGTGTGGGCGTTTCTCGGTGACGGTGAAATGGATGAGCCCGAGTCCCGCGGGCTGCTGCAGCTGGCTGCTAACGAGGAACTCGACAACTTGACCTTCGTGATCAACTGTAACCTGCAGCGCCTCGATGGCCCGGTGCGCGGCAACGGCAAGATCGTTCAGGAACTCGAGGGTTTCTTCCGCGGAGCAGGCTGGAATGTCATCAAGCTGATCTGGGGCCGTGGCTGGGATCCCCTGCTGGCAGCAGACACCGATGGGGCCCTGGTCAGCCTGATGAACAGCACGACGGACGGCGACTACCAGACCTTCAAGGCCAATGACGGTGCATACGTGCGTGAACACTTCTTCGGCCGGGATCCTCGTACCGCAGCCATGGTGAAGGACTGGAGCGACGAACAGATCTGGGCGCTTACCCGGGGCGGCCACGACTTCCACAAGGTCTACGCAGCCTACAAGGCGGCCACCGAGTTCGCGGGAGCTCCGACGGTCATCCTGGCCCACACCATCAAGGGCTACTTCCTGGGTCAGCACTTCGCAGGCCGTAACGCCACCCACCAGATGAAGAAGATGGCCCTCGACGACCTGAAGGCTTTCCGCGACCGGGTGCAGGTGCCGGTATCCGACGAGGTGCTTGAGTCCGATCCTTACCGTCCCCCATACGTGCGCCCTGCTGATGACGATCCACGGATGCAGTACCTGCAGGAGCGTCGGCAGTCTCTCGGTGGTTACGTGCCGGAGCGCCGCGGAGACCGCAAGTTCATTTCGCTCCCCGGTGAAAAGGCCTACCAGTCGGTTCGCAAGGGCTCCGGTAAGCAGGAGGTGGCCACCACTATGGCCTTTGTCCGCCTGCTCAAGGACCTGATGCGCGACAAGGCGTTTGCCCCACGCGTGGTGCCCATCATCCCCGATGAGGCACGCACCTTCGGGCTCGACGCCTTCTTCCCGACCATTAAGATCTACAACCCCAACGGCCAGCAGTACACGCCAGTCGACGCCGACCTGTTCCTCAGCTACCGGGAGGCCGTCAACGGGCAGATCCAGCATACCGGCATCAACGAGGCCGGATCGATGGCGGCCTTCACCGCCGCTGGAACGTCCTACGCCACCCATGGTGAGCCGATGGTGCCGATCTACCTGTTCTACTCGATGTTCGGTTTCCAGCGCACAGGCGATGCCATGTGGGCGGCCGGGGATCAGCTCGCCCGTGGCTTCGTCATCGGCGCAACCGCGGGCCGCACCACGTTGACCGGTGAGGGCACACAGCACATGGATGGTCATTCACCGATCCTCGCGTCCACCAACACGGCTTTCGCTGCCTATGACCCTGCCTACGGGTATGAGCTGGCGCACATAGTGCGTGACGGTCTGCGACGCATGTACGGGGAGAAGCCCGAGGACATCATGTACTATCTGACGGTCTACAACGAGCCCTACGTGCAGCCCGCTGAGCCCGAGGACGTGGATGCTGAGGGCATCGTGAAGGGGATGTACCTGTTACGTCCCGGCTCCTTCGAGGGCATCGGGCAGGATGCCCGGCGGGCGCAGATCCTTGCCTCCGGTGTCGGTGTCCCCTGGGCACTTGAGGCTCAGCAACTGCTCAAGAAGGACTATGGGGTGGTGGCGGATGTCTGGTCTGTCACCTCCTGGGGTGAGCTGCGTCGCGATGGACTCGCCCACGACAAGGCCAAGTTCAATGATCCATTCGGGGAGCACGCCCCCACCTGGGTGGAATCCAAGCTGGCCGGAACCCAGGGGCCCATCGTCGCCGTGAGCGACTACATGCATGCCGTACCGGATCTGATCCGGCCGTGGGTACCGCGCGAGTACACGACGCTTGGTGCCGATGGGTTTGGTTTCTCCGACACGCGCGCAGCGGCTCGTCGCTACTACAACATCGACGGCCCCTCCATCGCCGTTGCCGTGCTGCAGCAGTTGGCCTACAAAGGCGAGATCCCCCGTGAGTGGCCTGTCGAAGCTGCCGAGCGGTATCGCCTGGATGATGTCTCCGCCGGGACCTCTGGGAAAACCGGTGATGACGAGTGA
- a CDS encoding ABC transporter substrate-binding protein, translating to MKKREVIATLSVVALIVLVSCSGGNPPDDSSNMPSDPAGSCFAFRQYGNLQGKSVTVYTSILSPEDQSHIDSFKPFEKCTGAKINYEGSHEFESQLPLKIEAGSSPDIAYLPQPGLLKTLLARHSGKIKEVSGQALSNLEENYRQAWKDYGSADGKVYAVPVGASVKSFVWYSPKTFTDNGYQVPKTWDDLMILTEKISSDHPDAKPWCAGIESGSSTGWPATDWLEDTMLRTAGPDAYDQWVTHQIPFNDPKVVTALDQAGGILKNDAYVNGGLGGIRSIRTTAVGEAGLPVLEGTCFLHHQASFYQVNWPAGTKIAEDGDVFAFYLPGSTETDRPVLVGGEFAAAFSDREEVKAFQAYLTSPEFSNAKAQATGPGWVSANRKLDPANLSSPVDRLSYQLISDENNVLRFDGSDQMPGTVGTGTFWTGMTDWISLNKSSQDILTEIENSWPDK from the coding sequence ATGAAGAAGCGGGAAGTGATCGCGACGCTGAGCGTCGTCGCGCTGATCGTCCTGGTCTCATGCAGCGGGGGGAATCCGCCTGATGATTCCTCGAATATGCCGAGCGACCCGGCAGGCAGCTGCTTCGCCTTCAGACAGTATGGAAACCTGCAGGGCAAGTCAGTCACGGTCTACACCTCCATACTCTCGCCTGAGGACCAGTCCCACATCGACTCCTTCAAACCCTTCGAGAAGTGCACGGGCGCCAAGATCAATTACGAGGGCTCCCATGAATTCGAGTCACAGCTTCCACTCAAAATCGAGGCGGGTTCTTCCCCAGACATCGCATACCTGCCGCAACCAGGTTTGCTGAAGACACTACTGGCGCGTCATTCCGGAAAGATCAAGGAGGTCAGCGGGCAGGCTCTGAGCAACCTCGAGGAGAACTATAGGCAGGCCTGGAAAGACTATGGCTCCGCCGACGGAAAGGTATACGCGGTGCCGGTGGGAGCAAGCGTCAAGTCCTTCGTATGGTATTCCCCCAAGACTTTCACCGATAATGGTTATCAGGTGCCGAAAACCTGGGATGATTTGATGATCTTGACCGAGAAGATCAGTTCGGATCATCCCGATGCCAAGCCATGGTGTGCCGGTATTGAATCAGGCAGTTCCACCGGCTGGCCTGCCACGGACTGGCTTGAGGACACAATGCTGCGTACCGCAGGCCCTGATGCCTATGACCAGTGGGTCACCCACCAGATACCATTCAATGACCCCAAGGTAGTCACGGCACTCGACCAGGCCGGAGGCATCCTGAAGAATGACGCATACGTCAACGGAGGCCTGGGTGGCATCAGGTCCATCAGGACCACCGCTGTCGGTGAGGCCGGCCTCCCGGTCCTCGAGGGGACCTGCTTCCTGCACCACCAGGCCTCCTTCTACCAGGTCAACTGGCCTGCGGGCACAAAAATTGCCGAAGACGGCGACGTGTTCGCGTTCTACCTGCCTGGCAGTACCGAGACAGACAGGCCGGTGCTAGTCGGTGGCGAGTTCGCGGCCGCCTTCAGCGATCGGGAAGAGGTTAAGGCTTTCCAGGCCTACCTGACCTCACCTGAATTCAGCAATGCAAAGGCACAGGCGACGGGCCCGGGCTGGGTGTCAGCGAACAGAAAACTGGATCCCGCCAATCTCTCATCCCCCGTCGACAGGCTCTCTTACCAACTCATCAGTGATGAGAACAATGTGCTTCGTTTCGATGGCTCAGACCAGATGCCAGGAACTGTCGGCACCGGAACCTTCTGGACCGGGATGACAGACTGGATATCCCTCAACAAATCCTCTCAGGACATCCTGACGGAGATCGAGAACTCATGGCCAGATAAATGA
- a CDS encoding PucR family transcriptional regulator translates to MNTATLTALEARHSWFAELDAESRSWISVIARGGIDGFVNWVAGSGFAPEAVFDSAPRALAGRISLQQTVDLVRTTTDVVEEQIQLLLPKSDRQPLQLGIVHYSREIAFVAAAVYARAAESRGAWDSRIEATIVDAIVRAEADESVVSRASTLGWDSEAPTVVVIAGAPKDLRLDELRRASGRLTLDVLAAPQGERLVCILAGTALTDPPRAYSLVTNLEPHFAPGPIVVGPLAEGLRGAPASARAAASGYRAAKAWPEGPRTLLSNDLLPERALAGDGHARRTLARDIFGLLKGSKELLETCIGFLDAGSSMEATARAMFIHPNTVRYRLRRIQEVTGYNPTDAREAYVLRLAVTLGRLQE, encoded by the coding sequence ATGAACACCGCCACCCTGACTGCCCTGGAGGCACGTCATAGCTGGTTTGCTGAGCTCGATGCCGAGTCCCGGTCCTGGATCAGCGTGATCGCACGAGGGGGGATCGACGGCTTTGTGAACTGGGTAGCTGGCTCGGGGTTCGCCCCCGAGGCCGTCTTCGACTCCGCTCCCCGGGCACTTGCAGGACGCATCTCTCTTCAACAGACCGTGGATCTGGTGCGCACCACCACTGATGTCGTTGAGGAGCAGATCCAGCTCCTGCTGCCCAAATCTGACCGGCAGCCACTCCAGCTTGGAATAGTGCATTACTCACGGGAGATCGCCTTCGTCGCGGCCGCAGTCTATGCGCGTGCAGCAGAGTCCCGAGGAGCATGGGATTCCCGGATCGAGGCAACGATCGTGGATGCCATCGTCAGAGCCGAGGCGGATGAATCAGTGGTCTCCAGGGCATCCACCCTGGGCTGGGACTCGGAGGCGCCCACGGTTGTCGTCATCGCCGGCGCCCCGAAGGACCTGCGGCTTGATGAGCTACGACGGGCATCAGGACGGCTCACCCTGGATGTGCTCGCGGCTCCCCAGGGCGAGCGTCTCGTGTGCATCCTAGCGGGTACAGCCCTGACCGACCCTCCCAGGGCCTACTCTCTGGTGACCAATCTTGAACCACACTTCGCGCCCGGCCCCATCGTGGTCGGACCACTTGCCGAGGGGCTACGGGGGGCACCCGCCTCTGCGCGGGCAGCCGCCTCCGGGTACCGAGCCGCAAAGGCCTGGCCTGAGGGCCCTCGCACTCTCCTTTCCAACGACCTCCTGCCAGAGCGGGCTCTCGCCGGCGATGGTCATGCCCGCCGTACACTGGCCCGGGATATCTTCGGCCTGCTCAAGGGCTCCAAGGAGCTGCTTGAAACCTGTATAGGCTTCCTCGACGCCGGGTCGTCGATGGAGGCCACGGCCAGGGCTATGTTCATTCACCCCAATACCGTCCGCTATCGCCTGCGACGCATCCAGGAGGTCACGGGATACAACCCCACCGATGCCCGAGAAGCCTATGTGCTGAGGCTGGCAGTTACCCTTGGGCGGCTCCAAGAGTGA
- a CDS encoding ACP S-malonyltransferase has protein sequence MLAIVAPGQGAQAPGFLTAWLEEPGFRSHLEWLSAVADIDLVAHGTISDADTIRDTSVAQPLLVASAIATFEQIFPSRTGNTADLLAGHSVGELAAAALAGVISTETALVLVRERGRSMASAAAITPTSMTAIIGGDRDEVLAAVDAAGLTVANNNGPGQLVAAGTVEQLAAFAENTPRRARLKQLSVAGAFHTHHMAPAVARLEALAAAVPTRDPRSKLLSNADGTIVTSGREYLERLARQVANPVRWDLCMETMSTEGVTGILELAPAGTLTGIAKRNLKGVELFNLNTPDQLDDARAFCESHSASA, from the coding sequence GTGCTAGCTATCGTCGCGCCTGGACAGGGCGCTCAGGCCCCTGGGTTTCTCACCGCTTGGCTGGAGGAGCCGGGGTTCAGGTCCCATCTCGAGTGGTTGAGCGCCGTCGCGGACATCGACCTCGTCGCCCACGGGACCATCTCAGATGCAGATACCATTCGCGACACCTCTGTCGCACAGCCACTTCTGGTCGCCTCAGCTATAGCCACCTTCGAGCAGATCTTTCCCTCTCGCACCGGCAATACCGCCGACTTGCTCGCCGGACACTCTGTCGGAGAGCTCGCAGCTGCTGCCTTGGCCGGGGTGATCTCCACAGAGACGGCCTTGGTGCTCGTCCGAGAACGTGGCCGGAGCATGGCATCGGCCGCCGCGATCACCCCCACGTCGATGACTGCCATCATCGGCGGGGACCGCGACGAGGTGCTGGCGGCCGTCGATGCCGCCGGGCTGACTGTCGCCAACAACAACGGCCCAGGCCAGCTCGTCGCCGCAGGCACCGTGGAACAACTGGCTGCCTTCGCCGAGAACACGCCCCGGCGCGCACGCCTGAAACAGCTCAGTGTCGCTGGAGCCTTTCACACCCACCACATGGCTCCCGCCGTCGCCCGTCTGGAGGCCTTGGCCGCCGCTGTCCCCACACGGGACCCCAGGAGCAAGCTGCTCAGCAACGCTGATGGAACAATCGTGACCTCTGGCCGTGAGTACCTGGAACGCCTGGCCCGCCAGGTAGCGAATCCGGTGCGCTGGGATCTGTGTATGGAGACCATGTCTACTGAAGGCGTCACCGGCATCCTTGAACTGGCCCCGGCCGGCACCCTGACGGGGATCGCAAAACGCAATCTGAAGGGTGTCGAGTTGTTCAATCTCAACACCCCCGACCAGCTGGACGATGCCCGCGCCTTCTGCGAGAGCCACTCAGCCAGCGCCTGA